The following coding sequences are from one Delphinus delphis chromosome 19, mDelDel1.2, whole genome shotgun sequence window:
- the C1QTNF1 gene encoding complement C1q tumor necrosis factor-related protein 1 isoform X2 codes for MYQAIPVPQINITILKGEKGDRGDRGVQGKYGKTGSVGARGHAGPKGQKGSMGAPGDRCKNHYAAFSVGRKKPLHSNDYYQTVIFDTEFVNLYGHFNMFTGKFYCYVPGIYFFSLNVHTWNQKETYLHIMKNGEEVVILYAQVSDRSIMQSQSLMLELQDQDEVWVRLFKGERENAIFSDEFDTYITFSGYLVKPATEP; via the exons CCATCCTGAAAG GTGAGAAGGGCGACCGAGGAGATCGGGGCGTGCAAGGCAAATATGGCAAAACAGGCTCCGTGGGCGCCAGGGGCCACGCGGGACCCAAAGGGCAGAAAGGGTCCATGGGGGCCCCCGGGGACCGGTGCAAGAACCACTACGCTGCCTTTTCGGTGGGCCGGAAGAAGCCCCTGCACAGCAACGACTACTACCAGACGGTGATTTTCGACACGGAGTTCGTGAACCTCTACGGCCACTTCAACATGTTCACGGGAAAATTCTACTGCTATGTGCCCGGCATCTACTTCTTCAGCCTCAATGTGCACACCTGGAACCAGAAGGAGACATACCTGCACATCATGAAGAACGGGGAGGAGGTGGTGATCCTGTACGCCCAGGTGAGCGACCGCAGCATCATGCAGAGCCAGAGCCTGATGCTGGAGCTTCAGGACCAAGACGAGGTGTGGGTGCGCCTCTTCAAGGGCGAGCGCGAGAACGCCATCTTCAGCGATGAGTTTGACACCTACATCACCTTCAGTGGCTACCTGGTCAAGCCTGCCACCGAGCCCTAG